The genomic window agatatatttaactttatttcgaattttaaagaaataataattattatttaagcCGATTTGGAATAAATCTGATTTAATACTTGAATCTAcgctttttaaaaaattggcgttttcatatttctcaatatcatcataattttttaaggtataaccttttttttttacgtcaTTTTCATCTTTGGATGCAcccttctttttttgaaaGTTTTTATGATTTCTTAGATCATTAAATTCCTGTTCAGAAAAATCACATTGtactaaattattaaatcGTTTTTTAAATTCGTCATCATGTTCTAATGCTTTTAATCTTTCTCTAAATGTATCATCACTTTCATATAACATACTATATATTCCCTTTTTTATCGTTTGGTATTGTTGGTTTCCGGGTATTTTTGTTTCGCCATTTAGTAATCTGCTAAATCTTATATTTAATGCATTATTTCGATTACACTCATTACCCCTTGATTTAATATTGTTGTTTTCCTAAAAATAAaggtatatattaaaaattcaaaaatatcatatatatatattattttaatagaattttcttatcataaaaatagacataaaataacaaataagaacaaaaaaattttaaatataagaacTGTGGTACCTCATCGAAATGTTTCAttgtacatattaaaatagaaaaaataatagctTTCGTCAAAAAGATGagcatatttgtattttgttttatggtaaatttctttaaagttgttaaaaaatttgtaataatGTACTAGGTTTACATGAAAatttaagtaataataaatggttgatttataatatgttttaattattattttcttttttgtcaataaaaaaaatgtttagtttttttttaaataaagaaaattgtGGTATATATTGAAGCacaaaaaagacaaaaattTAGTGAAagtttcattttataatattaattaatattgttcaaataatacaaaataaacagtatttaataattattataaggATAAAACcgtataaaaattacaatttaatatgtaaattcatttataaattaacatatatatagtagtatatattgatataatattgtattaataagaaaataataggGGAATAAAGAATTAATGTAATAAAGTATGTATTagaatacaaaatatttatagaacTAATATGCTTAAATTTGTAACATACtgcataataaatttttttataaactatGAACTAATTTATCCCATTGTAAT from Plasmodium malariae genome assembly, chromosome: 13 includes these protein-coding regions:
- the PmUG01_13057900 gene encoding Plasmodium exported protein, unknown function yields the protein MLIFLTKAIIFSILICTMKHFDEENNNIKSRGNECNRNNALNIRFSRLLNGETKIPGNQQYQTIKKGIYSMLYESDDTFRERLKALEHDDEFKKRFNNLVQCDFSEQEFNDLRNHKNFQKKKGASKDENDVKKKGYTLKNYDDIEKYENANFLKSVDSSIKSDLFQIGLNNNYYFFKIRNKVKYIFRYMKEHKVYSAFVILITVIASYLVLSLFIMICKAYISMNAASAILMP